A single region of the Sandaracinaceae bacterium genome encodes:
- a CDS encoding addiction module antitoxin, with translation MSVNVRVSGALREYVEHTTSAGDYESVSEYVRDLIRKDKAEKEGAAFERVKATLQAAFAEPRENYHPLTLDRVRAQARAERA, from the coding sequence ATGAGCGTGAACGTCCGCGTGAGCGGCGCCTTGCGTGAGTACGTCGAGCACACCACTTCGGCGGGGGACTACGAGAGCGTCAGCGAGTACGTGCGCGACCTTATCCGCAAGGACAAGGCCGAGAAGGAAGGCGCTGCCTTCGAACGCGTCAAGGCGACGCTGCAGGCTGCCTTCGCGGAACCCCGCGAGAACTATCACCCGCTGACGTTGGACCGCGTGCGCGCCCAGGCAAGAGCCGAACGCGCGTGA
- a CDS encoding TetR/AcrR family transcriptional regulator produces the protein MSKRTHDSKGPQRKRTRSALGEDELARVLDIAEAEFAEHGFEDASFNGIIARAGISKGSMYYRFRDKADLFAAVLARAAGVLATVVGPWQPAAHAAGYREQLSAVVLRVFAVVAHDPTMAQVVRVVARIPDALVRLTADQQEAALAWTTAVLRDGQRVGAVRSDLPVGFLASAALGLGQGMDRYMLQQLEHTDPEQLMALLAGSIDIFLRALAPP, from the coding sequence ATGAGCAAGCGCACGCACGACAGCAAGGGCCCACAGCGCAAGCGCACGCGGTCGGCGCTGGGTGAGGACGAGCTGGCCCGTGTGCTGGACATCGCCGAGGCCGAGTTCGCGGAGCACGGCTTCGAGGACGCGTCGTTCAACGGCATCATCGCGCGCGCCGGCATCTCGAAGGGGTCCATGTACTACCGCTTCCGCGACAAGGCGGACCTCTTCGCGGCGGTCCTGGCGCGCGCGGCCGGGGTGCTGGCCACCGTGGTGGGACCCTGGCAGCCCGCGGCACACGCGGCGGGCTATCGCGAGCAGCTGAGCGCTGTGGTGCTGCGCGTGTTCGCGGTAGTCGCGCACGACCCGACCATGGCGCAAGTGGTGCGCGTGGTGGCCCGCATCCCCGACGCGCTGGTGCGCCTCACGGCCGACCAGCAAGAAGCGGCCCTCGCCTGGACCACCGCCGTGCTGCGCGACGGGCAGCGGGTGGGCGCCGTGCGCAGCGACCTGCCGGTCGGGTTCCTGGCCAGCGCCGCGCTCGGGCTGGGTCAGGGCATGGACCGCTACATGCTGCAGCAGCTCGAGCACACGGACCCGGAGCAGCTGATGGCGCTCTTGGCCGGGTCCATCGACATCTTCCTGCGCGCGCTAGCGCCTCCGTGA
- a CDS encoding type II toxin-antitoxin system RelE/ParE family toxin: protein MKRVLFSNAADAALTDIYQFTEGRWGARQANKYVGELLRVADQIAAGDVVPRPIPPEFGVRGCVTRHGNHFVYWRDIDENTVGVVAILHASMMQGDRLRDAFGE from the coding sequence GTGAAGCGCGTTCTCTTCTCCAACGCGGCGGACGCTGCGTTGACGGACATCTACCAGTTCACCGAAGGCCGTTGGGGCGCTCGGCAGGCGAACAAGTACGTCGGGGAGTTGTTGCGCGTGGCGGACCAGATCGCTGCCGGCGACGTCGTTCCACGTCCTATCCCTCCAGAGTTCGGCGTACGTGGGTGCGTCACGCGCCACGGGAACCATTTCGTCTACTGGCGCGACATCGACGAGAACACGGTCGGCGTCGTCGCCATCTTGCACGCCTCGATGATGCAGGGAGACCGTCTGCGTGACGCGTTCGGTGAGTGA
- a CDS encoding pyridoxal phosphate-dependent aminotransferase — protein sequence MTAPELKASRHLAEVKYEIRGALARRADELERDGYDIVKLNIGNPGAFGFRMPDTMRVAMVQNLHQADPYSHQKGIFPAREAVVMQQQDRGVMDASADDVFIGNGVSELIMMTMRALLNPDDEVLVPSPDYPLWTASVVIHGAKAVHYPCRPENGFVPDPAEIAALVTPRTRAIVVINPNNPTGAVYPREVLQGIVQLAEKHHLVLCADEIYDHMLYEDAEYVPLATLTDKTLCLTFGGLSKIYRACGLRVGWVSFSGEKSRAREYLRAVDLLASLRLCANVPGQFAVQTALGGRQSIEDLIRPGGRLFETRRAILESVAKSPYMSVVAPRGSMYAFVKVDTSKFPNGFDDEAFALTLLEEKHVLIAPGTSFNVPYKDHFRITLLPQPDQMRVVMGHIDELLGDLAQAQAAP from the coding sequence ATGACCGCCCCCGAGCTGAAAGCGTCCCGCCACCTGGCCGAGGTCAAGTACGAGATAAGGGGGGCGCTCGCCCGGCGCGCCGACGAGCTGGAGCGCGACGGCTACGACATCGTGAAGCTCAACATCGGTAACCCGGGTGCCTTCGGCTTCCGCATGCCGGACACCATGCGCGTGGCCATGGTGCAGAACCTCCACCAGGCGGACCCATACTCACACCAGAAGGGCATCTTCCCGGCGCGCGAGGCAGTGGTCATGCAGCAGCAGGACCGCGGCGTGATGGATGCTTCGGCCGACGACGTGTTCATCGGCAACGGCGTGTCCGAGCTCATCATGATGACCATGCGGGCGCTGCTGAACCCGGACGACGAGGTGCTGGTGCCCAGCCCCGACTACCCGCTGTGGACCGCGTCGGTAGTCATCCACGGGGCCAAGGCGGTGCACTACCCGTGTCGCCCGGAGAACGGCTTCGTGCCCGACCCGGCCGAGATCGCCGCGCTCGTCACGCCACGCACGCGCGCCATCGTCGTGATCAACCCCAACAACCCCACGGGTGCGGTGTACCCGCGCGAGGTGCTCCAGGGGATCGTGCAGCTGGCCGAGAAGCACCACCTGGTGCTGTGCGCGGACGAGATCTACGACCACATGCTGTACGAGGACGCCGAGTACGTGCCCCTCGCCACGCTCACGGACAAGACCCTCTGCCTGACCTTCGGCGGGCTCAGCAAGATCTACCGCGCCTGCGGCCTGCGCGTGGGCTGGGTCTCCTTCTCGGGCGAGAAGAGCCGCGCCCGCGAGTACCTGCGCGCCGTCGACCTGCTCGCCAGCCTGCGCCTGTGCGCCAACGTCCCCGGCCAGTTCGCCGTGCAGACCGCCCTCGGGGGCCGCCAGTCCATCGAAGACCTCATCCGCCCCGGCGGACGCCTCTTCGAGACCCGCCGCGCCATCCTCGAGTCCGTCGCCAAGAGCCCCTACATGTCCGTCGTCGCCCCGCGCGGCTCCATGTACGCCTTCGTGAAGGTCGACACCTCGAAGTTCCCGAACGGCTTCGACGACGAAGCGTTCGCCCTGACGCTACTCGAAGAGAAGCACGTCCTCATCGCGCCCGGCACGAGCTTCAACGTCCCCTACAAGGACCACTTCCGCATCACGCTGCTGCCGCAGCCGGACCAGATGCGCGTCGTGATGGGCCACATCGACGAGCTGCTCGGGGACCTGGCCCAAGCGCAGGCCGCTCCCTGA
- a CDS encoding ATP-binding protein, translating to MRPLIGRTTELARLRRAADEAPQLVVIRGRRRVGKSFLINHAYADAKRFIYFQADEGGERLHLDLLSAECARLSGAPVAFADWNVALEYVRRLAEDAPLVLALDEFQWMWLAQDALPSILMRHFDAWQRDGVRVCLVIAGSELTMMERLVEGDRPLFGRAAARPLIEPFDYRLAAEFGPARASAEDRLRRYAILGGTPQYQVWAGRGDVESVLKERILPPGESLSEEPLQLLRGERGLRDPGAYFEVLQAIAQGRTQFNEIAQATGSSATNALAARLTRLEELGYIAHRVPVAGNGTRSYAIKDPYFRFWFRFVAPNRSRLQGGRVDEVYDDIVHALDDFMGASFEAVCQRWARTYAPRDSVFATAPEIGAYWNRTHSVEVDLVAMAKRKVLALGSCKWSATADAHVLDRLIEHRAAIAGGGNPELFVFARGFHRTLTKRANAGEVTLVSAQDLYA from the coding sequence ATGCGACCTCTCATTGGCAGGACGACTGAGCTTGCCCGGTTGCGGCGTGCCGCCGACGAGGCTCCACAGCTCGTCGTGATCCGGGGTCGTCGCCGCGTCGGCAAGTCGTTCCTCATCAACCACGCGTACGCCGACGCCAAGCGCTTCATCTACTTCCAGGCGGACGAGGGTGGGGAGCGTCTGCACCTCGATTTGCTGTCCGCCGAGTGCGCGCGGCTCAGCGGGGCCCCGGTCGCGTTCGCCGACTGGAACGTGGCGCTCGAGTACGTCCGACGCCTGGCCGAGGATGCGCCGCTCGTGCTCGCGCTCGACGAATTTCAGTGGATGTGGCTCGCGCAGGACGCGCTGCCGTCCATCCTCATGCGTCACTTCGACGCGTGGCAGCGAGACGGTGTGCGGGTGTGCCTCGTCATCGCCGGCAGCGAGCTGACGATGATGGAGCGGCTCGTGGAAGGCGACCGCCCGCTCTTCGGGCGCGCCGCGGCACGGCCGCTCATCGAGCCCTTCGACTACCGCTTGGCTGCGGAGTTCGGCCCGGCGAGAGCATCCGCAGAGGACAGGCTGCGGCGCTATGCCATTCTGGGTGGGACCCCGCAGTACCAAGTCTGGGCGGGTCGCGGGGACGTCGAGTCGGTGCTCAAGGAGCGCATCCTGCCGCCGGGTGAGTCGCTGAGCGAGGAACCTCTCCAGCTCCTCCGTGGCGAGCGCGGGCTCCGCGACCCGGGCGCCTACTTCGAGGTGCTGCAGGCCATCGCCCAGGGGCGGACGCAGTTCAACGAGATTGCGCAGGCCACTGGCTCGTCCGCGACCAACGCACTCGCGGCCCGACTGACGCGTCTCGAGGAGCTCGGGTACATCGCGCATCGCGTGCCCGTCGCCGGCAACGGGACGCGTTCCTACGCCATCAAGGACCCCTACTTCCGCTTCTGGTTCCGGTTCGTGGCGCCGAACCGCTCACGTCTGCAGGGCGGCCGCGTCGACGAGGTCTACGACGACATCGTCCATGCGCTCGACGACTTCATGGGCGCGTCGTTCGAGGCGGTGTGCCAGCGCTGGGCGCGCACGTATGCTCCAAGAGACAGCGTCTTCGCGACCGCTCCCGAGATCGGGGCATACTGGAACCGCACCCACAGCGTCGAGGTGGACCTCGTGGCGATGGCGAAGCGCAAGGTCCTCGCGCTCGGCTCCTGCAAGTGGTCCGCGACCGCGGACGCCCACGTCCTCGACCGACTCATCGAGCACCGCGCTGCAATAGCGGGTGGTGGCAACCCCGAGCTGTTCGTCTTCGCGCGTGGGTTTCATCGCACGCTCACGAAGCGCGCGAACGCGGGCGAGGTCACGCTCGTCAGCGCGCAGGACCTCTACGCTTGA
- a CDS encoding ATP-binding cassette domain-containing protein, whose protein sequence is MSLVVFSDVSLHLGGRPIVENLSLRIGDKDRVGLVGPNGSGKTTLLRLIAREQTPDGGAVHRAKTMRLGYLPQDVTVEGGKPLLAFVLESIPGRASLDEDLATAEADLEALSASGDHSDEAQEQMLEAAGRIADLHERIAHFDGEYSEHHAKRIMAGLGFKDSDHVRDMSEFSGGWKMRAVLASLLFQQPDLLLLDEPTNHLDMPSVAWFSGFLKRYERAFVLISHDREFLNEQITSVVSYEPEGVRNYPGDYNAYRRQREEERVLLENRARNLEREREHLEKFVERFRSKATKAAQVQSRVKKLEKMETVELQGEHQSMNFRFPPTDRSGKVALEVSDLGKSYGGLTVLKGLNLHVKRGERVALLGVNGAGKTTLLRMLASELEPTAGSFEFGHNTKVGYYAQHHAETLRKDATVYEEVKYCAKDASHQQIRSVLGAMLFGEREVDKRIGVLSGGERARVALAQLMIDPGNVLLMDEPTNHLDLQSSERLAEALDTYDGTLLFVSHNRGFIRALASTIWIVEDGNVVRYPGTFDEYMASCLQKDQAPVAVSGAAPPPERKAPGASSGKEAPKAAAPKAAQTAPAAKPEGDKGRRREDAQTRKQRNAVLRPLEKRAAELEKKVADLEQKLEGINAELSTPEVYDDAAKRDGLLSSVVRVQAELEVAMDTWSEVQETLEAERAKLGAD, encoded by the coding sequence GTGAGCTTGGTCGTATTCAGTGACGTGTCCCTGCACCTCGGTGGGCGCCCCATCGTCGAGAACCTCTCGCTGCGCATCGGCGACAAGGACCGGGTGGGGCTCGTCGGCCCCAACGGCTCGGGCAAGACCACGCTGCTGCGGCTCATCGCGCGCGAGCAGACCCCGGACGGGGGCGCCGTGCACCGCGCCAAGACCATGCGCCTCGGCTACCTGCCGCAGGACGTGACGGTCGAAGGGGGCAAGCCGCTGCTGGCTTTCGTGCTCGAGAGCATCCCGGGGCGCGCGTCGCTCGACGAGGACCTGGCCACGGCCGAAGCAGACCTCGAGGCGCTCAGCGCGTCCGGCGACCACAGCGACGAGGCCCAGGAGCAGATGCTCGAGGCGGCCGGGCGCATCGCCGACCTGCACGAGCGCATCGCGCACTTCGACGGCGAGTACTCGGAGCACCACGCCAAGCGCATCATGGCGGGTCTGGGCTTCAAGGACAGCGACCACGTGCGCGACATGTCCGAGTTCAGCGGCGGCTGGAAGATGCGCGCCGTGCTCGCCTCGCTGCTGTTCCAGCAGCCCGACCTGCTGCTGCTGGACGAGCCCACCAACCACCTCGACATGCCCTCCGTGGCGTGGTTCTCGGGCTTCCTGAAGCGCTACGAGCGCGCCTTCGTGCTCATCAGCCACGACCGCGAGTTCCTCAACGAGCAGATCACGTCCGTGGTGAGCTACGAGCCCGAGGGGGTGCGCAACTACCCGGGCGACTACAACGCGTACCGCCGGCAGCGCGAGGAGGAGCGCGTGCTGCTCGAGAACCGCGCGCGCAACCTCGAGCGCGAGCGCGAGCACCTCGAGAAGTTCGTGGAGCGCTTCCGCAGCAAGGCCACCAAGGCCGCGCAGGTGCAGAGCCGCGTGAAGAAGCTCGAGAAGATGGAGACGGTGGAGCTGCAGGGCGAGCACCAGTCCATGAACTTCCGCTTCCCGCCCACCGACCGCAGCGGCAAGGTGGCGCTCGAGGTGTCGGACCTTGGCAAGAGCTACGGCGGGCTGACGGTGCTGAAGGGGCTCAACCTGCACGTGAAGCGCGGCGAGCGCGTGGCGCTGCTGGGCGTGAACGGCGCGGGCAAGACCACGCTGCTGCGCATGCTGGCGAGCGAGCTGGAGCCCACGGCGGGCAGCTTCGAGTTCGGGCACAACACCAAGGTGGGCTACTACGCGCAGCACCACGCCGAGACGCTGCGCAAGGACGCGACCGTCTACGAAGAGGTGAAGTACTGCGCGAAGGACGCCTCGCACCAGCAGATCCGTTCCGTGCTGGGCGCCATGCTCTTCGGTGAGCGCGAGGTGGACAAGCGCATCGGCGTGCTGTCGGGCGGTGAGCGCGCGCGTGTGGCGCTGGCGCAGCTGATGATCGACCCGGGCAACGTGCTGCTGATGGACGAGCCCACCAACCACTTGGACCTGCAGTCGAGCGAGCGCCTGGCCGAGGCCCTGGACACGTACGACGGCACGCTGCTGTTCGTGTCGCACAACCGCGGCTTCATCCGCGCGTTGGCGTCCACCATCTGGATCGTCGAGGACGGCAACGTGGTGCGCTACCCGGGCACCTTCGACGAGTACATGGCGAGCTGCCTACAGAAGGACCAGGCGCCCGTGGCCGTCAGTGGGGCCGCGCCTCCTCCCGAGCGCAAGGCGCCGGGGGCGAGCTCGGGCAAGGAGGCCCCGAAGGCGGCGGCTCCGAAGGCTGCACAGACCGCGCCCGCAGCCAAGCCCGAGGGCGACAAGGGACGCCGCCGCGAGGACGCCCAGACGCGCAAGCAGCGCAACGCCGTGCTGCGGCCGCTCGAGAAGCGCGCCGCCGAGCTGGAGAAGAAGGTGGCCGACCTGGAGCAGAAGCTCGAGGGCATCAACGCCGAGCTCTCCACGCCCGAGGTCTACGACGACGCGGCCAAGCGCGATGGGCTGCTGAGCTCGGTGGTGCGCGTGCAGGCCGAGCTGGAGGTGGCCATGGACACCTGGTCCGAGGTGCAGGAGACCCTCGAGGCGGAGCGCGCGAAGCTGGGCGCGGACTGA
- a CDS encoding Rieske 2Fe-2S domain-containing protein codes for MALVPLSEKWPERPFAIAPAHELRHDRPLGLTRFGQRLVLFRDAEGVARAAHAACPHRGADLSLGRVVNGQVACGYHGFQFDGAGECQLVPCQTADAPISKALHLRTLAVHEEHGFLWMTPSGAAWDGAIPWLDTMPERSGQTAYTSTVWRTRLSRSVEAMLDFHHVAFAHRRYLAAYRDIQEYEAHVEGEHVLTRGVAAHERHPTRRFEGELSVAFPASVYVGLGGKVHGAVVLCPIDAERTWIGVRYLQTYVSLPLIGRLLTELTLWSEMRFIQPDDQRISESIEPRSSEPHTNHLVAADRGTAEWHRLRRRVLQGSAETTPHEQAHARQQGPTAQAHAVGAG; via the coding sequence ATGGCGCTCGTTCCGCTCTCCGAGAAGTGGCCCGAGCGCCCCTTCGCCATCGCGCCCGCCCACGAGCTGCGGCACGACCGGCCCCTCGGCCTCACCCGCTTCGGCCAGCGCCTGGTGCTGTTCCGTGACGCCGAAGGGGTCGCGCGCGCCGCCCACGCGGCTTGTCCCCACCGCGGCGCCGACCTCTCGCTCGGGCGCGTGGTGAACGGCCAGGTGGCCTGCGGCTACCACGGCTTCCAGTTCGACGGCGCGGGGGAGTGCCAGCTCGTCCCCTGCCAGACCGCGGACGCGCCCATCTCGAAGGCCCTCCACCTGCGCACGCTCGCGGTGCACGAGGAGCACGGCTTCTTGTGGATGACGCCGTCCGGCGCCGCGTGGGACGGCGCCATCCCGTGGCTCGACACCATGCCCGAGCGGAGCGGCCAGACGGCCTACACCAGCACGGTGTGGCGCACGCGCCTCTCACGCTCGGTGGAGGCCATGCTGGACTTCCACCACGTGGCCTTCGCGCACCGCCGCTACCTGGCCGCCTACCGCGACATCCAGGAATACGAGGCGCACGTCGAGGGTGAGCACGTCTTGACCCGTGGTGTCGCGGCCCACGAGCGTCACCCCACGCGCCGCTTCGAGGGCGAGCTCTCCGTTGCCTTCCCGGCGTCGGTGTACGTGGGTCTCGGGGGCAAGGTGCACGGCGCGGTCGTCCTCTGTCCCATCGACGCGGAGCGCACCTGGATCGGCGTGCGTTACCTGCAGACCTACGTCTCGCTGCCGCTCATCGGGCGCCTGCTGACCGAGCTCACATTGTGGAGCGAGATGCGCTTCATCCAACCCGACGACCAGCGCATCAGCGAGAGCATCGAGCCCCGCTCCTCCGAGCCCCACACCAACCACCTGGTGGCCGCCGACCGCGGCACCGCGGAATGGCATCGACTTCGTCGCCGAGTCCTGCAAGGGTCGGCCGAGACCACCCCCCATGAGCAAGCGCACGCACGACAGCAAGGGCCCACAGCGCAAGCGCACGCGGTCGGCGCTGGGTGA